The genomic interval TTCTCTCCTTATTATCCGCGTTATAGAGAACACTAACAGCAGTTCTCTCAGGATCGTTTCCTTGTGCGTCCTCATGGGGAATGTGCCTAGATCCGCCGTCAATTCTCGGAATGCTTTCCTAATGCCGTAGCGATTACGGTATATTGAAAGGCATTCCAGCGGTGTATAATCACCCGCTGTAGACGAGGAGAAATCTTCCCATTCGTTTTTATGCAGCGGATATGGCATTGTTCCTTTCCTTTATTATGATCTTCCTATTCACTATCCTCCAAGTGAGTGTTTTCATAGGAGAAGAAACGATGATCGATTATGATTCCGATCCTGAGGATAGGGGTAATATGCTTTCAACAGTTCTTTTCAGAGTATCAACATCGTGGATGCTTCCGCTTTAGATTTCGAAGAAGAGCGGGATCATCCTTGTCTGTCCATTAACAAGACCCTAGTTCAAATGCTCAAGTTCCCGGTGAACCTTTGCATGGCCGTATTCCAGAATCTCCGCCGATAAATATGATGGAAAGGATGTTGTGTCGTACAGTAAAGGGACATATGGATTGAGACTTGAGGTGAGATCGGAAGAAAACTGCCTGAAGAGATTTGAAGAGCCCATCTTGTCCATGAGTTCGGATCCCCTCTGGTCTTTCAGCCTAATCTTCATTTTCTGCAAAAGAGAAGTGCCTTCAAGGCATGTACCTATGGAAGATCTCTGAAGCGGACGTACGATCTTCGATACTGCAATTGCCATAATCTCCATAACCACCTTATCAATGAGATGCTTCTTCAGCATGTTATTGATACCAATTTTCTAAACGACCTTCATCGGGAGAATTAATGGTCCATGGATAGGCTCCTCCTTGGAAGAACGCTCTTAATCTTTCTTACACCGCCAGTCTCTTGCTTTCCGACTTACTTGTAATGGTAGCTGGTGCCCCTTATCCTTGGATTATAGTATGAAACATGATCATAAATGTACGTTTTGCTTTTGATGTTCTTCTTTATGGGCTGATTCTTTGACCTAACGGTGGTAAAAATCAGGGAGGTTAGGTTACTATAGTTTCAGTTAATTCAGGTCATTTTTGAAATTTCTTTTATAGGTCTATTTTGAAATGATTTGTGTCAAAAGGACATGCGATGGTTGATCGAAAAAGAAAGTGTAAAAATGAAACACGTGAACAACTTTCCACTTTACTCCTGCGTGGCCTTCCATTGATTCCTAAGACCGCATAGTCGGAATAATTTTATGCTAATAATCGATAACTTATTATGAAGTGGATAACAAGGGAAAAAGCAAAAGTTGACAGGATTGCTTGTCCATGGCTTATATCAAGATTTGTTGATAAGGAATCTGTATTTTTGTTCGTAGCTAAGGATAAAGTCCTTGAAATATCAAAGGAAGAGGGAGCCATTCCCTTCGATACACCTGGGGCCGAGCTAACACATTATAAAGAGAATGGAAAAGAGTATGTCAGTTTTGATTCGATAATAAAGAAGTACAATTTGAAGGACCCTGCACTG from Thermoplasmatales archaeon carries:
- a CDS encoding chromate resistance protein; the encoded protein is MKWITREKAKVDRIACPWLISRFVDKESVFLFVAKDKVLEISKEEGAIPFDTPGAELTHYKENGKEYVSFDSIIKKYNLKDPALLELAKIVRGADASIPDTPPESAGLEAAALGFRNIAKDDFENMRLQFPLYDALYSYCKQRIEKNAKLEHSIK